Within the Anaerolineae bacterium genome, the region GAGGGGCTGATCCTCCTCACCAATGATGGGGAGGTAACGAACGTCCTGACCCATCCGCGCTACGGCCAGCAGAAGACATACCTGGCGCTGGTGCGCGGGGAACCGAGCGATGCCGTGCTAGAACAGATGACGCGCGGTGTGGAACTGCCCGACGGTACAGCGAAGGCCCAGGAGGCCCGGCGCATCGCCGGCGTCCCAACCAGCGCGCCCGGCATGACCTTGCGCAAACCCGAGGGAATGACATGGCTGGAGATCACCCTGCTGGAGGGCCGCAAGCGCGAGATCCGGCGGATGCTGGAAAAGCTCGGCCACCCTGTGGAGCGTCTCATCCGCATCCGGATGGGGCCGCTGACGCTGGGCCGGCTGGCTCCAGGGGAATGGCGCCATCTGACGCCGGCGGAGGTGCGCGCTCTGCGGGCTCTGGTGGAGAAAGCGCGCAAGCCGCAGAGGCCGCAGAAAGAGCCGAAGCCGGCCCGCCAAGCCAGGCCGTCTGCCCAAAGGACATCTCGTCCGGCCGCTCGCCGCAATCCATCACCACGCAAGGAACGAGGGGGAAGAGGACAGCGTTGAACAGAATGCCTTCGACCATCGCCATTGACGGGCCTTCGGCCTCGGGCAAGAGCACGCTGGGGGGCCTGCTGGCGGAACATCTGGGCTATATTTATTTCGATACGGGCGTCATGTATCGGGCAGTGACGTGGGAGGCCATCCGCCGCGGCATTCCCATTGAGGACGAGCCGGCGCTGACGCGCCTGGCCCAGGAGATCGTCATAGACGTCACCCGGCCGACGGCGGCAGACGGCCGGCAGTACTCCGTATTCATTGACGGTGAGGATGTGACCTGGGATCTGCGGCGCGACGAGGTGGATAAGGCAGTCTCGCCGGTCTCCGCCTACCCGGGTGTGCGCGCGGCACTGACTCAGCAACAGCGCCGCATCGGCCAGGGCGGTCACATCGTCATGGTAGGGCGCGACATCGGCACGGTGGTGCTCCCTGAGGCGGAGCTGAAGCTCTACCTGACCGCCTCGCTGGAGGAGCGGGCCCGCCGGCGCTACTTGGAGAAGCTCCAGCGGGGCGAGCAGGTCACCTACGAGGAAGTGCTCGAGACGCTCCGCCGGCGCGACGAGATTGACAGCTCGCGGGCAGTGGCTCCTCTGCGGCCGGCGGATGACGCCATCATTATTGACACCGAGAACCTGGGCATCCAGGAAGTGTTCCAGTGCGTGCTGGAGATCCTCCATGACCCGGAACACTGAGCCGCAAATGGTCAGCAGAAGGCAAAGACTGCGGCGCCGCATCTACCGCATACCACGGTTGACGCGTTCGGTGCTGAACCGTTTGCTTCGCTTCCTGACCCGTCATCTGATCCGCTTTGAAATCACTGGCAAAGAGAACATCCCCCGGCAGGGGCCGCTCATCGTCTACATCAATCACGTGAACTTCCTTGACCCGGTGCTGGCCTGTGCGCTGGTGCCGCGCGATGTCGTGCCCCTTTCCAAGGTGGAGAACCTGCGCCATCCGCTGATCGGGCCGCTGGCCAAAGCCTACGGCGCCATCCCGGTGCGGCGCGGCGAGCCGGACATGTACGCCTACCGCAGTGCGCTGTCGGTGCTGGAGCAGGGCAAGGCGCTCTTGATAGCGCCGGAGGGCACGCGCAGTGGGCACGGCCGGCTCCAGGAGGGCAAGGACGGCATGACCCTCCTCGCCCTGCGCACGGGCGCGGTGCTGGTGCCTATTGGACTGGTTGGACAACAGCATTTTCGCCGCCGGCTCCAGCGCCTGCGCCGCACCCATGTGCGGGCGGCCGTCGGCCGGCCCTTCCGCTTCCAGGCGCCGGCCGGCGTCGAAATCACCCGCGAGGTGGTGCGCGAGATGACACGCGAGGCCATGGGCGAGTTGGCCCGGCTCCTGCCGGCCGAATGGCGCGGCGTCTATGCCGATGCGGCCGAGGCCCCGCGCAGGTGGATCCGCTATGAAGACATCCCCGCAAACAGCGCCTGAGGCCTGCGGAAAAATCATCGGCGTCGCCGCCGGCAGTCTGGCCGCTCGCGCTGGTCTGCGCGCCGGCGACTGCCTGGTGGAGGTCAACGGCCTGCGCGTGCGCGACGTCATTGACGTGCAGTACGCCGCCGCTGAGGAATGGGTGGAATTCGTGGTCTGGCGAGACGGCCGGCTTCTGCAGAAAGAAGCCGAACGCCGCTACGGCGAGGACATCGGGCTCAGTTTCTCGGATGACCTCTTTGACGGCCTGCGCCAATGCAACAATCACTGTCCCTTCTGCTTCGTGAAACAGCTTCCCGCCGGCCTGCGCCCCAGCCTGTACATCCAGGACGATGACTACCGCTTGTCGTTCCTGCAGGGGAGCTTTGTCACCCTGACCAATTTGACCGAGGAGGATTGGGAGCGGCTGGAGGAACAGCGCCTCAGTCCCTTGTACGTCTCGGTGCATGCCACGCAGGAGGAGGTCCGCCGGCGCCTGCTGGGCCGCCGCGACGCCCCGCCCATCATGGCACAGCTTCGCCGGCTCATCGAGCTGGACATCACCGTACACACCCAAATCGTGGTCGTGCCGGGGGTGAACGATGGGGATGTGCTGGCGCAGAGCCTGGAGGATTTGGCAGGATTGTACCCCGGCGCGGCGTCCATCGGGGTGGTGCCGGTGGGACTGACCCGCTTCTCGCGGCCGGCCCTGCGCCGGCCGACTTCTGAAGAGGCGGCGGCGGTGCTGGAGCAGGTGGAGCGCTTTCAGGCGCTCTGCCGGCGCCGATATGGGATGAACCTGGCCTATGCCTCGGACGAGTGGTACCTCATGGTCGGCCGGGACGTCCCGCCGGCGGCGGCATACGATGATTTCCCCCAGGTGGAGAACGGCATCGGGCTGGTGCGGCTGTTCCTGGATGACTGGGCGGAGGTGCGGGAACAGATCCGTCCGTTCGCCGGCACCGCTCCGGCTCTCTGCTGTGTCACCGGCCGGCTGTTCGCGCCGGTGCTGGCGCCGGTGCTGGAGGAATTCTCCGTTCGGTCCGGGGTCCCCACCCGGCTGTTATGCGTGGAAAACCGTCTGTTGGGGGAGGAAGTGACGGTGGCCGGCCTGTTGAGCGGCGCGGATGTGGTGCGGGCGTACCGTGCCGCCGGCGAGAGCGCCTCCCTGGTCGTCCTGCCGCGGCGCATGTTCGACGCCCAGGGGGCGTACACCATCGATGATTGGACGCCGGCGCGTCTGGCGCAGGAGCTGGGGGCGGAGGTGTGCACGGTGGACTCCATGCGGGAGCTGGCGGAGCAGTTGCGATGATACATAAGTTGACAGTCACCTACCAGGTGACAGTCAACTGGCAGGCGAGGTAGTAGTGAGGTGACTGTCAACTCTGTCACCTTTTGCCCCTCTTTCCCCCGCAATTTGGGCAAATGGGATAATTGGGATATAATATAGAGCGCGCCGGCGAGGGGATCGCCTGTCCCGCCGGCGAGTACTATCTGAATGAGGTTGACGATTCGTGGCACCTCTGTTCCCGTTCACGGCCATTGTCGGCCAGGAAAAGATGAAACGGGCGTTGATCCTCAACGCCATCAACCCGCAGATCGGCGGGGTGCTGATACGCGGCGAGCGCGGCACCGCCAAATCCACCGCGGCGCGCGCCCTGGCGGCCCTTC harbors:
- a CDS encoding rRNA pseudouridine synthase — encoded protein: MAEERLQKVLANAGVASRRAAEEMIKAGRVTVNGQVVTQLGTKVDPARDMIAVDGNIIAVGAGRIYILLNKPVGVISSASDRWGRKTVLDLVELPGRVYPVGRLDLDSEGLILLTNDGEVTNVLTHPRYGQQKTYLALVRGEPSDAVLEQMTRGVELPDGTAKAQEARRIAGVPTSAPGMTLRKPEGMTWLEITLLEGRKREIRRMLEKLGHPVERLIRIRMGPLTLGRLAPGEWRHLTPAEVRALRALVEKARKPQRPQKEPKPARQARPSAQRTSRPAARRNPSPRKERGGRGQR
- a CDS encoding (d)CMP kinase, which codes for MPSTIAIDGPSASGKSTLGGLLAEHLGYIYFDTGVMYRAVTWEAIRRGIPIEDEPALTRLAQEIVIDVTRPTAADGRQYSVFIDGEDVTWDLRRDEVDKAVSPVSAYPGVRAALTQQQRRIGQGGHIVMVGRDIGTVVLPEAELKLYLTASLEERARRRYLEKLQRGEQVTYEEVLETLRRRDEIDSSRAVAPLRPADDAIIIDTENLGIQEVFQCVLEILHDPEH
- a CDS encoding 1-acyl-sn-glycerol-3-phosphate acyltransferase, producing the protein MTRNTEPQMVSRRQRLRRRIYRIPRLTRSVLNRLLRFLTRHLIRFEITGKENIPRQGPLIVYINHVNFLDPVLACALVPRDVVPLSKVENLRHPLIGPLAKAYGAIPVRRGEPDMYAYRSALSVLEQGKALLIAPEGTRSGHGRLQEGKDGMTLLALRTGAVLVPIGLVGQQHFRRRLQRLRRTHVRAAVGRPFRFQAPAGVEITREVVREMTREAMGELARLLPAEWRGVYADAAEAPRRWIRYEDIPANSA
- a CDS encoding DUF512 domain-containing protein, with product MKTSPQTAPEACGKIIGVAAGSLAARAGLRAGDCLVEVNGLRVRDVIDVQYAAAEEWVEFVVWRDGRLLQKEAERRYGEDIGLSFSDDLFDGLRQCNNHCPFCFVKQLPAGLRPSLYIQDDDYRLSFLQGSFVTLTNLTEEDWERLEEQRLSPLYVSVHATQEEVRRRLLGRRDAPPIMAQLRRLIELDITVHTQIVVVPGVNDGDVLAQSLEDLAGLYPGAASIGVVPVGLTRFSRPALRRPTSEEAAAVLEQVERFQALCRRRYGMNLAYASDEWYLMVGRDVPPAAAYDDFPQVENGIGLVRLFLDDWAEVREQIRPFAGTAPALCCVTGRLFAPVLAPVLEEFSVRSGVPTRLLCVENRLLGEEVTVAGLLSGADVVRAYRAAGESASLVVLPRRMFDAQGAYTIDDWTPARLAQELGAEVCTVDSMRELAEQLR